One segment of Pseudanabaena sp. PCC 6802 DNA contains the following:
- a CDS encoding GUN4 domain-containing protein: MTSKADVLLVTVTKVESRAVMKAFEQATDCKATPQSIDNRVYFNLGTVNGARVFMTQSEMGSGGLGSALVTVSKGIDALSPVAVIMVGIAFGINEEKQAIGDILVTEQLRLYDLQRVGIQNGQLQIILRGDKPHASPWLINLFKSTVLLREEEPKVRFGVVLTGDKLVDNVDFRDQLHCFEPEAIGGEMEGAGLYVACQENRVDWILVKAICDWADGNKAQDKDARQQTAAQNAAKFVLEALQFVRIDWQQKRGGVTQIDRSREVITEPEKQKTPSLSNKNYPNRINSPESVNDQPDITTKSQASGTDYTELRDLLRDKKWREADEKTAELMLEVSKRKKEGWLDVEAIKNFPIEDLQIIDRLWVTYSKNLYGFSVQKQIWNERKDNKDWKIFGYYVGWYKNDRWLDYSDIISQLDKSPLGVLPRGGGVARQGRWLGGVSWECAELFFSHIPSLDRRGDSVIPSSADANAASDRINSPVPVNSQSEFATRSQTSGIDYKELSDLLRDKQWREADQKTAELMLKVAKRENEGWLDAEAIKKFPLEDLLIVDRLWVEYSDGKYGFSVQKKVWEECGSPKDYGREWKEFGDRVGWRRENQWLSYNSLVFHPETNPMTLPARCSGRVICAEGGWFVCVGGSGFCWSLLFSRITP; the protein is encoded by the coding sequence ATGACCTCTAAGGCTGATGTGCTGCTTGTCACTGTAACTAAAGTGGAAAGTCGTGCAGTGATGAAAGCTTTTGAGCAAGCCACTGATTGCAAAGCAACGCCACAATCGATTGACAATCGCGTCTATTTCAACTTGGGGACAGTTAACGGGGCGCGGGTTTTCATGACGCAGTCGGAGATGGGTAGCGGTGGGTTGGGTTCTGCCTTGGTTACAGTTAGCAAAGGGATCGATGCGCTTTCACCTGTTGCCGTCATTATGGTGGGAATTGCTTTTGGTATTAACGAGGAGAAGCAAGCGATTGGCGATATTTTGGTGACGGAACAATTGCGTCTATATGACCTGCAACGGGTAGGTATACAGAATGGGCAATTGCAGATTATCTTGCGGGGAGATAAACCCCATGCCTCACCGTGGCTTATCAATCTTTTCAAGAGTACCGTTCTGCTTAGGGAGGAGGAGCCGAAGGTACGCTTTGGCGTAGTGTTAACTGGCGATAAGCTGGTGGACAATGTTGACTTTCGCGACCAATTGCATTGCTTTGAACCAGAAGCAATTGGCGGCGAGATGGAGGGTGCGGGTCTGTACGTCGCCTGTCAAGAAAACAGAGTGGACTGGATTTTGGTGAAAGCCATTTGCGACTGGGCAGATGGTAATAAGGCACAGGATAAAGACGCTCGCCAGCAAACTGCCGCCCAGAACGCCGCAAAATTTGTGTTGGAGGCATTACAGTTTGTGCGGATTGATTGGCAGCAAAAACGAGGAGGAGTTACGCAAATTGACCGGAGTCGAGAAGTAATTACAGAACCAGAGAAACAGAAGACACCTTCATTAAGTAATAAAAACTATCCAAATCGCATCAATTCTCCAGAATCTGTCAACGACCAGCCAGACATCACAACAAAGTCGCAGGCAAGTGGCACGGACTATACAGAACTTCGCGATCTGCTGCGCGATAAGAAGTGGCGAGAAGCAGACGAGAAAACGGCAGAGCTGATGCTGGAAGTCTCTAAGCGAAAGAAGGAAGGCTGGCTAGATGTAGAGGCGATCAAGAACTTCCCCATCGAAGATTTACAAATAATTGACCGCCTGTGGGTAACCTACAGCAAGAATCTTTACGGCTTTAGCGTGCAGAAACAAATCTGGAATGAAAGAAAAGACAATAAAGACTGGAAAATATTTGGCTATTATGTCGGTTGGTATAAAAATGATAGGTGGCTTGACTATTCGGATATAATTTCTCAACTCGATAAATCACCTCTAGGAGTACTCCCTCGTGGGGGAGGTGTGGCACGACAGGGGCGTTGGCTGGGAGGAGTATCTTGGGAATGTGCGGAACTATTCTTCTCTCACATCCCATCATTAGATCGTAGAGGAGACTCAGTAATACCTTCTAGTGCTGATGCAAATGCAGCAAGCGATCGCATCAATTCACCTGTACCTGTCAACAGTCAGTCAGAATTCGCAACGCGATCACAGACAAGTGGCATAGATTATAAAGAACTCAGCGATCTGCTGCGCGATAAGCAGTGGCGAGAAGCAGACCAAAAAACAGCAGAGCTGATGCTGAAAGTCGCCAAGCGAGAAAATGAGGGCTGGCTAGATGCAGAAGCGATTAAGAAATTCCCGCTTGAAGACTTGCTGATCGTAGATCGCTTGTGGGTAGAATATAGTGACGGTAAATATGGCTTTAGCGTCCAGAAAAAAGTGTGGGAAGAATGCGGTAGCCCTAAAGACTATGGGCGAGAATGGAAGGAATTTGGTGATCGCGTCGGCTGGCGACGAGAAAACCAGTGGCTATCTTACAATAGCCTGGTTTTTCACCCCGAAACAAACCCTATGACCCTCCCAGCCCGTTGTTCGGGTCGGGTCATTTGTGCTGAGGGTGGGTGGTTTGTGTGTGTTGGTGGGTCTGGGTTTTGCTGGAGCCTTCTCTTCTCTCGCATCACGCCTTGA
- a CDS encoding type IV toxin-antitoxin system AbiEi family antitoxin domain-containing protein: MTTIVSRKHIPTSGLFSPRNMSERKNIQATLQKLLKEEAIEHVGHGVYRNLNLSMTRHHSFLEPALRSPQGVICLLSALSFHRLTTQQPSEIWFAIANKAHPPKVIEARLRIIHMSGNSLHEGVETHILEGLPIRIFGIAKTIADCFKFRSKVGLDVAIEALKECREQQLCSIQELWHFAQICRVSSVMRPYLELLA, encoded by the coding sequence TTGACTACAATAGTTTCTCGGAAGCATATACCCACATCGGGTCTCTTTAGCCCGCGCAATATGTCTGAACGCAAAAATATTCAAGCAACTCTACAAAAACTCCTCAAAGAAGAAGCGATCGAGCACGTTGGGCACGGGGTATATCGCAATCTAAATCTATCGATGACTCGGCATCATAGTTTTCTAGAGCCTGCACTCCGTAGTCCACAGGGAGTGATTTGCCTACTTTCCGCCCTAAGTTTTCATCGTCTTACAACCCAACAACCATCGGAAATTTGGTTCGCGATCGCTAACAAAGCGCATCCGCCCAAAGTGATTGAAGCACGCCTGAGAATTATTCACATGTCGGGAAATTCACTTCACGAAGGCGTAGAAACCCATATCCTTGAAGGACTACCCATTCGTATTTTTGGCATTGCTAAAACCATTGCTGACTGCTTTAAATTTCGCAGCAAAGTGGGACTCGATGTCGCGATCGAAGCTCTTAAAGAATGTCGGGAGCAGCAACTTTGTTCCATCCAGGAACTTTGGCACTTTGCCCAGATTTGTCGTGTGAGTAGTGTGATGCGTCCCTATCTTGAACTGCTGGCATGA
- a CDS encoding nucleotidyl transferase AbiEii/AbiGii toxin family protein — MKKGNIKNIGASIRARLLNEAKRQGNDFNLILERYALERVLYRLGCSEYRSRFILKGGILLSIWATDPYRPTRDADLLSYGNSEPTNLAEIFHKICHLDVERNDGLTFDLSGEIHSKIKEAQEYEGIRLKFKAFLDSIEIFLQFDIGFGDHVTPAPEEMECPALLDLPKPSLFVYPKATVVAEKYEAMVKLGLLNSRMKDYYDLYYLSNNFSFDGEILSKAIENTFTRRKTTIPAALPECLSNKFSEGQAKLQQWKAFLNRTPLKTEQKTLTEIVDILKLFLMPPTQAIATGKSFTNYWNPCRWN, encoded by the coding sequence ATGAAGAAAGGAAATATAAAAAATATAGGAGCATCTATTCGCGCTCGTTTACTAAACGAAGCTAAGCGCCAAGGAAATGACTTTAATCTAATTCTTGAGCGGTATGCTTTAGAACGTGTCTTGTATCGGCTAGGCTGTTCAGAGTATAGATCGAGATTTATTCTTAAAGGCGGAATACTTCTATCTATTTGGGCAACAGATCCCTATCGACCAACACGGGATGCAGATTTACTTTCCTACGGTAATAGCGAACCCACAAATTTAGCTGAAATTTTCCACAAAATTTGCCATTTGGATGTCGAGCGGAATGATGGACTTACCTTTGACCTCAGCGGTGAGATACACTCCAAAATCAAAGAAGCACAAGAATATGAGGGAATACGGTTAAAATTTAAAGCGTTTCTTGACAGCATTGAGATTTTTCTGCAATTCGATATTGGTTTTGGCGACCATGTGACTCCTGCTCCAGAGGAAATGGAATGTCCTGCTCTTTTGGACTTGCCAAAGCCTAGTTTGTTTGTCTATCCTAAGGCAACTGTTGTGGCAGAAAAGTATGAGGCAATGGTCAAGTTGGGGTTGTTAAATAGTCGAATGAAGGACTATTACGATCTCTATTATTTGAGCAATAATTTCTCTTTTGATGGGGAAATTTTATCAAAGGCGATCGAGAATACATTTACTCGCAGGAAAACAACGATTCCAGCAGCCCTTCCAGAGTGTTTGAGCAATAAGTTTTCGGAAGGCCAAGCCAAGCTTCAACAATGGAAAGCATTTCTCAATCGTACACCACTCAAAACCGAGCAAAAGACTCTTACTGAGATCGTTGATATCTTGAAGCTTTTTTTGATGCCTCCAACGCAAGCAATAGCTACAGGCAAGTCTTTTACTAATTATTGGAATCCCTGTAGATGGAATTAA
- a CDS encoding DUF1016 family protein, with translation MELTLYCFCDRNLLSLSRQLQERIDPILFKRTAISHKPENTIHHDLEQLRQDQQLSSDLLLKDPYILDFLDLSERIIPSKTTRSDRCCPSPITFIGI, from the coding sequence ATGGAATTAACACTCTATTGCTTTTGCGATAGAAATTTGTTGTCGTTATCCCGACAACTACAAGAGCGTATTGACCCCATTCTATTCAAGCGCACCGCAATCTCACACAAACCAGAGAATACCATTCACCACGATTTAGAACAACTGCGCCAAGACCAACAATTATCCTCAGATCTACTGCTAAAAGACCCCTACATTCTGGATTTTTTGGATTTAAGCGAAAGAATTATTCCAAGCAAAACTACAAGAAGCGATCGCTGCTGCCCGTCGCCGATTACCTTCATCGGAATCTGA
- a CDS encoding Uma2 family endonuclease, translated as MRSPIRIFSVTEYLEAESKSEVRHEYLGGHVFAMAGGSKAHNIITLNIASGLRSQLRGGTCDVFMSDMKVKLKSANQSKTIFYYPDVVVTCSPEDRDLYFVNHPCLIFEVLSPGTEASDRREKLVNYQTIDSLQEYVLISQDEIKVEVYRQDLQGNWTKEILGSEDKLVLNSVNLSLTMADIYEDIF; from the coding sequence ATGCGATCGCCGATCCGCATTTTCTCAGTTACTGAATATTTAGAAGCAGAGAGTAAGAGCGAGGTTCGCCATGAGTATCTGGGCGGTCATGTTTTTGCGATGGCGGGGGGCAGTAAGGCACACAATATCATTACTTTAAATATTGCGAGTGGTTTGCGTTCTCAGTTACGGGGTGGAACTTGCGACGTGTTTATGTCAGATATGAAGGTGAAACTGAAGTCTGCGAATCAAAGTAAAACGATATTTTATTATCCCGATGTGGTGGTTACTTGCAGTCCTGAAGATCGAGATCTCTATTTTGTGAACCACCCTTGTCTGATATTTGAGGTGTTGTCGCCGGGTACTGAGGCAAGCGATCGCCGTGAGAAGCTAGTTAATTATCAAACGATTGATAGTTTGCAAGAGTATGTCCTGATTTCGCAAGATGAGATAAAAGTGGAAGTCTATCGTCAAGATCTGCAAGGAAATTGGACTAAGGAAATATTGGGAAGTGAAGATAAATTAGTCTTGAATTCAGTCAATTTGTCTCTAACGATGGCAGATATTTATGAGGATATTTTTTGA
- a CDS encoding ABC transporter ATP-binding protein — protein sequence MATFQHILNYYRRYCRSSIFSIAASSLFEIIDLVVPYAIGQILNVLSGQPVDSIMQKTIAAVAYLTGQTDGSQKNLSLAVLLGIIFIVTVVRAPIQPWIGAWYHWEIALRARRDHTQRAIAKILMLPLDFYDENNPGRIAGRVARGLANHTWTYPEVAGQLIPKLFRILGIFVAIWPIEWRIAVLFLISFVAILGLTFRKLKRLIDKEEILDKHQENTESRTSEIITNIKTVKAFAAEPEEMRRQSERLNRELKTVLYSIHLGYVKLATLQRTLVQTCVFVVLALTLMATVRGDISLGHFVTTLTISSMAYSELDPISNLAEVFARRYASMLRFHEFMHQPDGQDAANIALNIGQTMGRRQTPSATYEFTGKLEFSHLSFAYERDRPVLDDINLIVEPYQTVALVGRSGSGKSTLVKLLFRYFEPSHGKISIDGQDIRSLDIRGYRRRLAIVHQEVDIFNGTLLDNLTYGNSSATFDQVEEACAIARVNEFLHVLPQGYYTIVGERGVRLSGGQRQRLGIARALLMQPDVLVFDEATSSLDYESERSIQLAMRRIQGTRTTIIIAHRLSTVREADRIVVLDRGRIVEVGSHDELLKQEGIYHRLHSLQETGQLL from the coding sequence ATGGCAACATTCCAGCACATACTCAACTATTACCGTCGCTATTGTCGTAGCTCTATTTTCAGCATTGCTGCATCCAGCCTGTTTGAAATTATCGATTTAGTCGTTCCCTACGCGATCGGGCAAATTCTCAACGTGCTGTCCGGGCAGCCCGTTGATAGCATTATGCAAAAAACGATCGCGGCAGTTGCTTATTTGACTGGTCAAACTGACGGCTCTCAGAAAAATCTGTCGCTGGCAGTGCTGTTGGGAATTATCTTTATTGTCACTGTGGTGAGAGCACCGATTCAGCCCTGGATCGGAGCGTGGTATCACTGGGAGATCGCGCTGCGAGCGCGGCGGGATCATACTCAACGAGCGATCGCCAAGATTCTGATGCTACCGCTCGATTTCTATGATGAGAACAATCCGGGACGGATTGCGGGACGAGTAGCGAGAGGACTAGCCAATCATACCTGGACGTATCCCGAAGTGGCGGGACAGCTTATCCCAAAACTGTTTCGGATTCTGGGCATATTTGTCGCGATCTGGCCGATCGAGTGGCGGATTGCCGTTCTCTTTCTGATTTCGTTTGTGGCAATTCTGGGACTGACTTTTAGAAAACTGAAGCGCCTGATCGATAAGGAAGAAATTCTGGACAAGCATCAGGAAAATACGGAAAGTCGGACTTCAGAAATTATCACCAATATCAAGACGGTAAAGGCGTTTGCTGCCGAGCCGGAGGAGATGCGCCGCCAGAGCGAACGACTCAATCGCGAGTTAAAGACGGTGTTATATAGCATTCACTTGGGCTACGTGAAATTGGCTACTTTGCAACGCACGCTCGTGCAAACCTGCGTGTTTGTGGTGCTGGCCTTGACCCTGATGGCGACTGTGCGCGGTGACATCTCATTGGGACATTTTGTTACGACTCTCACCATCTCTAGCATGGCATATTCGGAGTTAGATCCCATTAGCAATCTTGCTGAAGTATTTGCCCGTCGCTATGCTTCCATGCTGCGCTTCCATGAATTTATGCATCAACCAGACGGACAAGATGCTGCCAACATTGCCCTTAATATTGGGCAAACTATGGGAAGAAGACAGACACCATCAGCTACTTATGAATTTACTGGGAAGTTAGAGTTCAGTCATCTCAGTTTCGCCTACGAGCGCGATCGCCCCGTGCTTGACGATATCAATTTGATCGTCGAGCCATATCAAACGGTGGCGTTGGTGGGACGTTCTGGTTCGGGTAAGTCAACGCTGGTAAAGCTGCTATTTCGATATTTTGAACCGAGTCATGGCAAAATCTCGATCGACGGTCAAGATATTCGCAGTTTGGATATTCGAGGCTATCGCCGCCGTCTGGCGATCGTGCATCAAGAGGTGGATATCTTTAACGGTACGCTGTTAGATAATCTCACCTATGGCAATAGCAGTGCCACCTTTGACCAGGTCGAAGAAGCCTGCGCGATCGCCCGCGTGAATGAGTTTCTGCACGTGTTACCCCAAGGCTACTACACGATTGTGGGAGAACGCGGCGTGAGACTGTCGGGTGGGCAGAGGCAGCGGCTAGGGATTGCCAGGGCTTTGTTAATGCAGCCAGATGTGCTGGTGTTTGACGAAGCTACTTCCAGTCTTGATTACGAGTCGGAGCGATCGATCCAGCTAGCGATGCGTCGCATTCAGGGAACGCGCACCACAATTATCATCGCGCACCGCCTCAGTACGGTACGCGAAGCCGATCGGATTGTGGTACTCGATCGCGGCAGGATTGTCGAAGTTGGCAGCCACGACGAACTACTCAAACAGGAGGGCATCTATCACCGCCTCCATTCTCTGCAAGAGACAGGCCAGTTATTGTAG
- a CDS encoding photosystem II reaction center protein J, with product MIQGGRIPLWLVATVAGIGLLTVVGIFFYGSYIGIGSAQ from the coding sequence ATGATTCAAGGTGGACGTATTCCTTTGTGGCTGGTTGCCACTGTCGCTGGTATAGGCTTGCTCACCGTAGTTGGAATCTTTTTCTATGGTTCTTACATCGGCATCGGTTCTGCCCAGTAG
- a CDS encoding photosystem II reaction center protein L: MAERNPNSQPVELNRTSLYLGLLLIFVTVLLFASYFFN, encoded by the coding sequence ATGGCTGAAAGAAATCCGAATAGCCAACCTGTAGAGCTGAATCGTACCTCTCTCTACCTAGGTCTGTTGCTAATCTTCGTTACCGTGCTGCTGTTTGCCAGCTACTTCTTTAACTAA
- the psbF gene encoding cytochrome b559 subunit beta, whose amino-acid sequence MATSNPNQPVQYPVFTVRWLAIHALGVPATFFIGAITAMQFISR is encoded by the coding sequence ATGGCTACCAGTAATCCTAATCAACCAGTTCAGTACCCCGTTTTCACCGTGCGTTGGCTTGCAATCCATGCCTTAGGCGTACCAGCTACATTTTTTATCGGTGCAATAACTGCTATGCAGTTTATTTCGCGCTAG
- the psbE gene encoding cytochrome b559 subunit alpha: MAGTTGERPFSDIITSVRYWLIHSLTIPALFLAGWLFVSTGLAYDVFGTPRPNEYYTADRQEAPILRDRYDANKEIPSFNK; this comes from the coding sequence ATGGCAGGTACAACGGGAGAGCGTCCCTTTTCTGACATTATTACCAGCGTACGCTACTGGCTTATTCACAGCCTCACCATCCCCGCTTTGTTCTTAGCAGGGTGGTTGTTTGTGTCTACTGGGCTTGCCTATGACGTATTTGGCACACCACGCCCCAATGAATACTACACCGCCGATCGCCAGGAAGCTCCTATTCTGCGCGATCGCTACGATGCAAACAAAGAAATCCCTAGTTTTAATAAATAA
- the eis gene encoding enhanced intracellular survival protein Eis: MEIRKLAPEERSELLHGFDYAFFEWTGRAIAEDDTEGINSHDVLGVFVDGRLASALINYKFQQSIRGAVKGMGGIGGVWTYPEYRARGFVRALIKAALHEMHELGIATSMLIPFKDRFYANFGYVTSNANLEVKVPIAALSYTLHSNIAGNWQVERVNASTVRDEFLTFMLDLAPSQHHGITIPINATAKQWQEVMDKRLCVRVQQDGKLAAIAIYRINSDYRAAPSDRLIQVFHMYWRTLEARTKLFSFFALHRDQVRYISMDLPMGLNFYQWFQNLNDPCATKVAINPYMVRVTDVEKAIADLPAPTTGKVTIAVSDSFCGWNDRTFAIFAKDGKLTAQRSETSEPDAIATIQAISALVYGTVNVEELEYRDWLKISNPQARATLSSWFPTMMLYSTFKF, encoded by the coding sequence ATGGAAATTAGGAAGCTTGCCCCAGAAGAGCGTTCTGAATTGCTGCACGGCTTTGACTATGCCTTTTTTGAATGGACGGGGCGGGCGATCGCAGAGGACGATACAGAAGGTATTAACAGTCATGACGTACTTGGGGTATTTGTAGACGGTCGGCTAGCGTCTGCTCTCATTAACTACAAGTTTCAGCAGTCGATCAGGGGTGCAGTCAAAGGCATGGGGGGAATTGGTGGCGTGTGGACGTACCCCGAATATCGCGCGCGTGGGTTTGTGCGCGCCTTAATCAAAGCCGCCTTACACGAAATGCACGAGTTGGGCATCGCTACCAGCATGCTCATTCCGTTTAAAGATCGTTTTTATGCCAATTTTGGCTATGTCACCAGTAATGCCAACCTGGAGGTAAAAGTGCCGATCGCTGCCCTCAGCTACACCTTGCACTCAAACATAGCGGGAAATTGGCAAGTAGAAAGGGTTAACGCCAGCACTGTCAGGGATGAATTTCTGACATTTATGCTCGATCTTGCACCGTCGCAGCATCACGGCATTACCATACCTATTAATGCGACTGCCAAACAGTGGCAGGAAGTAATGGACAAACGCCTGTGCGTGCGCGTTCAGCAGGACGGTAAACTAGCAGCAATCGCCATTTACCGCATTAATAGCGACTACCGCGCCGCACCCAGCGATCGCCTCATTCAAGTCTTTCACATGTACTGGAGAACCCTGGAGGCTAGAACTAAGCTATTTAGTTTTTTTGCTCTGCATCGAGATCAGGTGCGCTACATCAGCATGGACTTACCGATGGGCTTGAACTTTTATCAATGGTTCCAGAATCTAAACGATCCCTGTGCCACTAAAGTGGCTATTAATCCCTATATGGTGCGGGTGACGGACGTGGAGAAAGCGATCGCCGATCTACCCGCCCCCACCACTGGTAAAGTCACGATCGCCGTTTCCGATTCCTTCTGCGGCTGGAACGATCGTACTTTTGCGATCTTTGCTAAGGATGGCAAACTCACCGCCCAACGTAGCGAGACGAGCGAGCCGGATGCGATCGCCACAATTCAAGCCATTTCGGCGCTGGTCTACGGCACTGTAAATGTAGAGGAACTCGAATATAGAGATTGGTTAAAGATTAGCAATCCTCAAGCGAGAGCTACTCTATCTAGTTGGTTTCCAACCATGATGCTCTACAGCACGTTTAAATTTTGA